A stretch of Peteryoungia algae DNA encodes these proteins:
- a CDS encoding ABC transporter ATP-binding protein: protein MTPTLTISRLTKRFQSVEALKQVSLALQPGKRAALLGHNGAGKSTMMKIILGLIPFDSGEVQVCGQVPGSEAARMQVAYLPENVAFHPALTGEEQIRHYLSLRGDDPRIAPELLARVGLGHAARRRIGTYSKGMRQRVGLAQTLIGRPRLMVLDEPTSGLDPVSRRDFYDLLDGLSADGTTILLSSHALTEVEARTDSILILSGGQLVAEGSLADIRAQAVLPITLLVRPVEGHAASLAAALPEASLGIDGVLRITCAQTEKLPLLARITSRSAEVADLDVNPPSLEDIYSHFSRRDGQ from the coding sequence ATGACACCGACGCTGACAATCTCCCGGCTCACTAAGCGCTTCCAGTCCGTCGAGGCGTTGAAGCAGGTCTCGCTGGCATTGCAGCCGGGAAAGCGCGCCGCGCTGCTTGGACACAACGGTGCCGGCAAGTCGACGATGATGAAGATCATTCTCGGGTTGATCCCGTTTGACAGCGGCGAGGTTCAGGTTTGTGGACAAGTGCCCGGTTCGGAAGCTGCGCGCATGCAGGTGGCCTATTTGCCGGAAAATGTTGCCTTTCATCCCGCGCTTACCGGCGAGGAACAGATCCGCCACTATCTTTCGCTTCGCGGGGACGATCCCCGCATCGCGCCGGAACTCCTCGCTCGCGTAGGTCTTGGCCATGCGGCGCGGCGGCGGATTGGTACCTATTCCAAAGGCATGCGCCAGCGCGTGGGCCTTGCCCAGACCCTGATTGGCCGACCCCGCCTTATGGTGTTGGACGAGCCGACCTCGGGCCTCGACCCCGTCTCGCGACGAGATTTCTACGACCTGCTTGATGGTCTCTCGGCGGATGGCACCACGATCCTTTTGTCCTCGCACGCGCTTACCGAGGTCGAGGCGCGTACCGACAGCATCCTCATCCTGTCGGGCGGACAACTGGTGGCCGAGGGCAGCCTTGCCGACATTCGCGCGCAGGCCGTCTTGCCAATCACGCTCCTCGTTCGTCCGGTTGAGGGCCATGCAGCATCGCTTGCCGCAGCCTTGCCGGAAGCATCCCTCGGCATCGACGGAGTGCTGCGCATCACCTGCGCGCAGACCGAAAAGCTGCCGCTTCTCGCTCGCATCACGTCGCGAAGTGCCGAGGTCGCCGATCTCGATGTGAACCCGCCGAGCCTTGAGGATATCTACAGCCATTTCAGCCGGAGGGACGGGCAATGA
- a CDS encoding nitrous oxide reductase family maturation protein NosD, with protein sequence MRLPVVLIGLVLASPLAAEEHMVAPGTGSLAAAIAVASPGDVLKLTDGAYLGPITIDRSLAIIGPRGAVVDGQGSGSVMTITAADVHLTGFTVTGSGRINQDLDAGVKIEKGADRTRVEKLYVTGNMHGIDVHGGRDVVVSGNEIIGTDSPRMNERGNGIYVWNSPGTLLENNVIRFGRDGIFSNASSNSIYRGNVMRDLRFAVHFMYTRNTEVSGNISVGNHLGFAIMFSDRAKILNNLSLGDRDHGLMLNYANNADVTGNLVRGGTKKCLFIYNAHKNLIWDNRFEGCHIGIHFTAGSEKNVLTGNAFVANREQVKYVGTRNMEWSHEGRGNFWSDHPAFDLNGDGIADSFYRPNDVMDQILWSQPAASLLIGSPAVQLVRWSQRDFPATLPGGVRDGAPLMRTLTIEIPEDILRHEAEAAGRWATGNYDDTDADNLPAH encoded by the coding sequence ATGCGGCTGCCCGTTGTCCTGATCGGTCTTGTTCTTGCTTCGCCGCTTGCGGCGGAGGAGCACATGGTCGCCCCGGGCACGGGCAGTCTCGCGGCCGCCATCGCCGTTGCATCACCCGGCGATGTCCTGAAATTGACCGACGGGGCCTATCTCGGCCCCATCACCATCGACCGGTCCCTTGCCATCATCGGTCCGCGCGGCGCGGTCGTCGATGGCCAAGGCTCGGGCAGCGTGATGACGATCACCGCAGCCGATGTCCATCTGACCGGGTTCACAGTCACGGGCTCGGGCCGGATCAACCAGGACCTCGACGCGGGCGTAAAAATCGAAAAGGGGGCCGATCGCACCCGGGTCGAGAAGCTGTACGTCACCGGCAACATGCATGGCATCGATGTGCATGGCGGTCGGGATGTGGTGGTCTCTGGCAATGAGATCATCGGCACCGACAGCCCGCGCATGAACGAGCGCGGCAATGGCATCTATGTCTGGAACAGCCCCGGCACCCTTCTGGAAAACAATGTCATCCGCTTCGGTCGCGACGGCATCTTTTCCAATGCCAGTTCCAACAGCATCTATCGTGGCAATGTCATGCGCGACCTGCGTTTTGCCGTGCATTTCATGTATACCCGCAATACCGAGGTTTCCGGCAATATCTCGGTCGGCAACCATCTCGGCTTTGCCATCATGTTCTCCGACAGGGCCAAGATCCTCAACAATCTGAGCCTCGGCGACCGTGATCACGGGTTGATGCTGAACTACGCCAACAATGCCGACGTCACCGGCAATCTGGTGCGCGGCGGCACGAAGAAGTGCCTGTTCATCTACAACGCTCACAAGAACCTGATCTGGGATAATCGCTTTGAGGGCTGCCATATCGGCATTCACTTCACCGCCGGTTCGGAAAAGAACGTGCTGACCGGCAATGCCTTCGTCGCCAACCGCGAGCAGGTCAAATATGTCGGGACCCGCAACATGGAATGGAGCCATGAGGGGCGGGGAAATTTCTGGTCCGACCATCCGGCTTTCGATCTGAATGGCGACGGCATCGCCGACAGCTTCTACCGCCCGAACGACGTGATGGACCAGATCCTGTGGTCGCAGCCTGCCGCGAGCCTTCTGATCGGTTCGCCCGCCGTGCAACTCGTGCGCTGGAGCCAGCGGGATTTTCCAGCCACCTTGCCGGGTGGGGTGCGCGACGGCGCCCCCCTGATGCGCACGCTGACGATCGAAATTCCCGAAGACATACTCCGCCATGAAGCCGAGGCCGCGGGCCGATGGGCGACAGGAAATTATGATGACACCGACGCTGACAATCTCCCGGCTCACTAA